From Acidobacteriota bacterium, one genomic window encodes:
- a CDS encoding efflux RND transporter permease subunit — protein sequence MQWLAEICVKRPVFATMLILSLVVVGAFSFFSLGVDLFPKVDFPTLTITVVNPGASPEEIETEITEKVEEAVNTISGIDELRSQSIEGVSLVFVQFLLEKNIEAAFNEVQQKVQNVIPQLPETAEKPTVQKLDSDAAPVLRLVVSAPAPLREVTEVAKKQIKERIESISGVGQILIIGGRERQINVWIDPDKLRANNVTPAEVTGGLRVQNLEFPSGRLDEGSSETSVRTIGKIRRPEDFENVVVATRGGYQVKIKDLGYVEDGAEELRSQALLDGQPAVTLIVSKQSGQNTVAVARTVKEQLKEIEKGLPNGFKMEIIGDNSIFIENSLKAIETHLIEGGALAAIVVFLFLWNFRSTLIAAIAIPTSIISTFALMYAMGYTLNQITMLSLTLMVGIVIDDAIVVLENIYRFVEEKGMSPFQAAIEGTREIGLAVLATTLSLMAVFVPIGFMAGIVGRFMSSFGLTSAFAIAVSLLVSFTLTPMLAARLIKPRKEDEETPLVDEVRGEAHHEHHKTSKESWFYSHIDGAYVKMLEFSMSHRWLIVVMCLLVIISTVPLFMFVGKNFLPVDDQSQFEVSIRVPEGSSLQSSTVLMERIASDIRKMEGVTHTLVTVGGGQQQVVNAGTIYVKLSDLGSRPKSQEIMMSDTRDLMKNYPPELRTAVQQVAAFSGGGFRNANVQYFIGGPDLKTLDDISSQLVERLKSVPDAVDVDSTLISGKPEVRLEVDRARAADLGVRIGDVSQALNILVAGTEATTFNAGTEQYGVVVRANDKFRDDLESLKRLIVPSSKIGWTTLDTVVKSSTGTGPSGIDRVNRQRQVTILANTRPGGSATSIQAELNKFVSELKLPEGYKTGYVGQSKELGKAGFYFLIAIVLSFVFMYIVLAAQFESFIHPITILLTLPLSVPFGIVSILIAGQTVNIFSGLGLLLLFGVVKKNAILVIDHTNQLRERGMNRHDAIMRGNRDRLRPILMTTIALVAGMLPLVISSGAGAGTNRSVGVLVVGGQTLCLLLTLLAVPVFYSIFDDVAKFQVFRRFNGALSSAFGGLRRRAQSGVNSLFGKN from the coding sequence ATGCAGTGGTTAGCAGAAATTTGTGTTAAACGGCCCGTTTTCGCGACGATGCTGATTCTTTCGCTCGTCGTCGTCGGCGCGTTCTCGTTCTTTTCGCTCGGAGTCGATCTCTTTCCGAAAGTCGATTTTCCAACGTTGACGATCACCGTCGTCAATCCGGGCGCGTCGCCCGAGGAGATCGAGACCGAGATCACCGAAAAGGTCGAAGAGGCGGTCAACACGATCAGCGGCATTGACGAACTGCGTTCGCAATCGATCGAGGGCGTGTCGCTCGTGTTCGTCCAGTTCCTGCTCGAAAAGAACATCGAAGCGGCTTTCAACGAGGTCCAGCAAAAGGTCCAGAACGTCATTCCGCAACTGCCCGAAACAGCCGAAAAACCGACGGTTCAGAAGCTCGACTCGGACGCCGCGCCGGTTCTGCGTCTCGTCGTTTCAGCCCCGGCACCGCTGCGTGAAGTGACCGAAGTCGCGAAGAAACAGATCAAGGAACGAATCGAATCGATCAGCGGCGTCGGACAGATCCTAATCATCGGCGGCCGCGAGCGCCAGATCAATGTCTGGATCGATCCCGACAAACTCCGCGCCAACAACGTCACGCCGGCCGAGGTCACGGGCGGACTCCGGGTTCAGAACCTGGAATTTCCGAGCGGCCGGCTCGACGAGGGTTCGAGCGAGACCAGCGTCCGGACGATCGGCAAGATCCGCCGGCCGGAGGATTTTGAAAATGTCGTCGTCGCGACCCGCGGCGGTTATCAGGTGAAGATCAAGGATCTCGGTTATGTCGAGGACGGCGCCGAGGAACTGCGCTCGCAGGCGTTGCTCGACGGCCAGCCGGCCGTGACGCTGATCGTTTCCAAACAGTCCGGCCAGAACACCGTCGCGGTCGCGCGAACCGTCAAGGAACAGCTCAAGGAGATCGAAAAGGGATTGCCAAACGGTTTCAAAATGGAGATCATCGGGGACAACTCGATCTTCATCGAGAATTCGCTCAAAGCCATCGAAACCCATCTCATCGAAGGCGGCGCGCTTGCCGCGATCGTCGTTTTTCTGTTTCTTTGGAACTTTCGTTCGACGTTGATCGCCGCGATCGCAATTCCAACCTCGATCATCTCGACTTTCGCGCTGATGTACGCGATGGGTTACACGCTGAATCAGATCACGATGCTATCGCTGACGCTGATGGTCGGGATCGTGATCGACGATGCGATCGTGGTGCTCGAAAACATCTACCGGTTCGTCGAAGAAAAGGGAATGTCGCCGTTTCAGGCGGCGATCGAAGGCACGCGCGAGATCGGCCTCGCGGTTCTGGCGACGACGCTTTCGCTGATGGCGGTCTTCGTGCCGATCGGTTTTATGGCCGGGATCGTCGGGCGCTTTATGTCTTCGTTCGGTCTGACCTCGGCGTTCGCGATCGCGGTCTCGCTGCTCGTTTCGTTCACCTTGACGCCGATGCTTGCGGCGCGGCTGATCAAGCCGAGAAAAGAAGACGAGGAGACGCCGCTGGTCGACGAAGTCCGCGGCGAAGCGCATCACGAACATCATAAAACTTCAAAGGAAAGCTGGTTTTACAGTCATATCGACGGCGCGTACGTGAAGATGCTCGAGTTCTCGATGTCGCATCGTTGGCTGATCGTCGTGATGTGTTTGCTGGTAATTATCAGCACGGTTCCGCTGTTTATGTTCGTCGGAAAGAACTTTCTGCCGGTCGATGACCAGTCGCAGTTCGAAGTTTCGATCCGCGTGCCCGAAGGCAGCTCGCTCCAGTCGTCGACCGTTTTGATGGAGCGCATCGCATCGGACATCCGCAAGATGGAAGGCGTCACGCACACGCTGGTGACGGTCGGCGGCGGCCAGCAGCAGGTCGTCAACGCCGGAACGATCTACGTCAAACTGTCCGACCTTGGTTCGCGGCCGAAATCGCAGGAGATAATGATGTCGGACACGCGCGATCTGATGAAGAATTATCCGCCCGAACTGCGCACCGCCGTCCAACAGGTCGCGGCTTTTTCCGGCGGCGGTTTCCGCAACGCGAACGTTCAGTACTTCATCGGCGGTCCGGATCTGAAAACTCTCGACGACATTTCAAGTCAACTGGTTGAGCGGCTCAAATCGGTTCCGGACGCGGTCGACGTCGATTCGACGCTGATCAGCGGCAAGCCCGAGGTTCGGCTCGAGGTCGACCGCGCGCGCGCCGCCGATCTCGGCGTCCGAATCGGAGACGTTTCGCAGGCCTTGAACATCCTCGTTGCCGGAACCGAAGCGACGACGTTCAATGCCGGAACCGAGCAATACGGGGTTGTCGTTCGAGCCAACGACAAATTCCGCGACGACCTCGAAAGCCTCAAGCGTTTGATCGTGCCGTCTTCGAAGATCGGCTGGACGACGCTCGACACGGTCGTCAAATCATCGACCGGCACCGGACCGAGCGGTATCGACCGCGTGAACCGGCAAAGGCAGGTGACGATTCTTGCGAACACGCGCCCGGGAGGCTCGGCGACGAGCATCCAGGCTGAACTCAACAAATTCGTCTCCGAACTCAAGTTGCCGGAGGGATACAAGACAGGTTATGTCGGACAGTCGAAGGAACTTGGCAAGGCCGGTTTCTATTTCTTGATCGCGATCGTGCTGTCGTTCGTCTTTATGTACATCGTGCTCGCCGCGCAATTTGAATCGTTCATCCATCCGATCACGATCTTGCTGACGCTGCCGCTCTCGGTTCCGTTCGGGATCGTCTCGATCCTGATCGCGGGGCAGACGGTGAACATTTTCTCAGGCCTCGGGCTGCTTCTGCTTTTTGGCGTTGTGAAGAAGAACGCGATCCTCGTGATCGATCACACGAACCAACTCCGTGAACGCGGAATGAACCGCCACGACGCGATCATGCGCGGCAACCGCGACCGGCTTCGTCCGATTCTGATGACGACCATCGCGCTCGTTGCCGGAATGCTGCCGCTTGTCATCTCGAGCGGCGCCGGCGCGGGGACTAACCGCTCGGTCGGCGTGCTCGTCGTCGGCGGACAAACGCTTTGTCTTTTGCTGACATTGCTCGCCGTGCCGGTGTTCTATTCGATCTTTGACGACGTCGCGAAGTTTCAGGTCTTCCGTCGTTTCAACGGAGCGCTCTCGTCGGCGTTCGGCGGACTTCGCCGACGCGCGCAGTCGGGAGTCAATTCGCTGTTTGGGAAAAACTGA
- a CDS encoding nitrilase: MESYRAIALQTKCFAVNRAKSKPEAEEIIKQAIARISNQILGAVAFVGPDTKLIVLPEYFLTGFPMGESIDEWREKACLEIDGEIYDLLGKLAQDRGIHLAGNAYELDPHFPGLYFQTSFIIAPNGDVVLRYRRLNSMFAPTPHDVWDEYLDVYGLEGVFPVARTEIGNLACIASEEILYPEVARCLAMRGAEVFCHSSSEVFGMENTPKNVAKLARAYENMAYVVSANSGGLADIPIPENSTDGGSKIVDYKGLVIAETAQGESINAFAEIDLAALRRNRRRAGMGNILSRQRFELYAESYAKNSFYPPNTLIGSKADRSHFIETQKRVIAKLADDEVI; this comes from the coding sequence ATGGAAAGTTATCGCGCAATCGCGCTGCAAACCAAGTGCTTCGCCGTCAACCGCGCGAAGTCAAAGCCCGAAGCGGAAGAGATCATCAAACAGGCGATCGCTCGGATCTCGAACCAAATACTCGGTGCGGTGGCGTTTGTCGGCCCGGATACCAAGCTCATTGTCCTGCCTGAGTATTTTCTGACCGGATTTCCGATGGGTGAATCGATCGACGAATGGCGTGAAAAAGCGTGTCTCGAGATCGACGGCGAGATTTACGATCTGCTCGGCAAACTGGCGCAGGACCGCGGTATTCACCTCGCGGGAAACGCCTATGAACTCGATCCGCACTTTCCAGGATTGTATTTTCAGACGAGTTTTATCATCGCACCGAACGGCGATGTTGTACTTCGCTATCGGCGCCTGAACTCGATGTTCGCGCCGACGCCGCACGATGTTTGGGACGAATACCTCGACGTTTACGGGCTCGAAGGCGTTTTTCCGGTGGCGCGGACCGAGATCGGCAATCTCGCCTGCATCGCCTCCGAAGAGATCCTTTACCCCGAGGTCGCGCGTTGCCTGGCGATGCGCGGCGCCGAAGTGTTCTGCCATTCGTCATCCGAGGTTTTCGGGATGGAAAACACGCCGAAGAACGTCGCCAAACTCGCTCGCGCCTACGAAAATATGGCGTACGTCGTTTCCGCGAATTCGGGCGGGCTCGCCGATATACCGATTCCCGAAAACTCCACCGACGGCGGCTCGAAGATCGTTGATTACAAAGGACTTGTGATCGCCGAAACAGCGCAGGGCGAATCAATCAACGCCTTCGCGGAGATCGACCTTGCGGCGCTTCGACGCAACCGACGGCGCGCCGGAATGGGGAACATCCTTTCGCGGCAACGCTTCGAGCTCTATGCCGAATCGTACGCGAAGAACTCGTTTTATCCGCCAAACACTCTGATCGGAAGTAAGGCCGACCGTTCGCATTTCATTGAAACCCAAAAACGCGTCATCGCGAAACTGGCCGACGACGAGGTGATCTGA
- a CDS encoding sigma-70 family RNA polymerase sigma factor has translation MTRMTPAAEKIVDESLPRLCARAANPRGLGPDELRPRVVKAVGKYLLRDGANAGNSEIRSFIDELRADDLCLVLACERGDADAWDELVKNFDSTVRSAARKITNNIEDSEDLASSIWAELYGLKEGKGKLGYYSGRGSLGGWLRAVVAQLAVDQFRKVSRFVQIEEDREFENLAAESSEISGNSSAQSPEEIFSERSMQNDVSQALKAGVSELEPEDKLIMKLYYYDDLKLKDIGAMLGFHEATASRKLVRIQSSIRKSVEKALREKHGWNESEVTKHLAETAEKLGLNFETMFAVLIIFAFVQEIVSAGVQ, from the coding sequence GTGACGAGAATGACCCCGGCCGCCGAGAAGATCGTTGACGAATCACTGCCGCGCCTTTGCGCCCGCGCAGCGAACCCGCGCGGGCTCGGACCGGATGAACTCAGGCCGCGCGTCGTGAAGGCCGTCGGAAAGTATCTCCTGCGCGACGGCGCGAACGCCGGAAATTCCGAGATTCGTTCCTTCATCGACGAGCTTCGTGCAGACGATCTGTGCCTAGTCCTTGCGTGCGAGCGCGGCGATGCGGACGCGTGGGACGAACTTGTGAAGAACTTCGATTCGACCGTCAGATCGGCCGCGCGCAAGATTACAAACAATATCGAGGACTCTGAAGACCTCGCAAGTTCGATCTGGGCCGAACTCTACGGCCTCAAAGAAGGAAAGGGCAAACTCGGCTATTATTCGGGCCGCGGCAGCCTCGGCGGTTGGTTGCGCGCAGTGGTCGCGCAGCTCGCGGTCGATCAGTTCCGGAAGGTTTCGAGGTTCGTGCAGATCGAAGAAGATCGCGAATTCGAGAATCTCGCCGCCGAAAGTTCGGAGATCAGCGGCAATTCATCGGCGCAAAGTCCGGAGGAGATCTTCTCCGAAAGGTCGATGCAGAACGATGTTTCCCAGGCATTGAAGGCGGGTGTTTCGGAACTTGAACCGGAAGACAAGCTGATAATGAAGCTCTACTATTATGACGATCTGAAACTCAAGGATATCGGCGCAATGCTCGGCTTTCACGAGGCGACGGCGAGCCGCAAACTCGTCCGCATTCAGTCGTCGATCCGAAAATCGGTGGAAAAGGCGCTGCGCGAAAAGCACGGTTGGAACGAGTCGGAAGTTACGAAACATCTCGCCGAAACCGCCGAAAAACTTGGATTGAATTTCGAAACGATGTTCGCCGTTCTGATCATTTTCGCGTTCGTGCAAGAAATCGTTTCTGCCGGCGTTCAATGA
- a CDS encoding SRPBCC domain-containing protein, whose translation MKKEIRTEIEIDASAERVWSVLADFRRFPEWNPFVTRVEGEPKEGARLKIDVQLPGSRMLKFTPNVLKADAGRELRWVGNLPFGAFRGEHFFIIERISDAKCRFVHGEHFSGWMVRLIWLMVGKQTEAGYHLMNDAIKAEAEKR comes from the coding sequence ATGAAAAAAGAGATTCGAACTGAGATTGAGATCGACGCGTCGGCCGAGAGGGTTTGGTCGGTCCTCGCGGATTTTCGGAGGTTCCCCGAGTGGAACCCTTTCGTGACGCGCGTCGAAGGCGAACCGAAGGAAGGCGCGCGCTTGAAGATCGACGTCCAGCTTCCCGGATCGAGAATGTTGAAGTTTACACCGAATGTTTTGAAGGCCGATGCGGGTCGCGAGCTTCGTTGGGTCGGGAACTTGCCGTTCGGGGCGTTTCGCGGCGAGCATTTCTTCATCATCGAGCGGATCTCCGACGCGAAGTGCAGGTTCGTACACGGTGAGCATTTTTCGGGCTGGATGGTGCGTTTGATATGGCTGATGGTCGGGAAGCAGACCGAGGCCGGCTACCATCTGATGAACGACGCGATCAAAGCGGAGGCGGAAAAGCGATGA
- a CDS encoding isoprenylcysteine carboxylmethyltransferase family protein, with translation MSEKRKDNPGVIAPPPLIFATGLIVGGFVAWHYPRPIMASGAAVVLGFLLVLFGLVVIFVAWRQMKAAKTNIEPWHPTTAILDSGIYAVSRNPIYVAMVEVYLGFSLIFNSVWFLPFLPLVVLAIHFGVIRREERYLEAKFGEEYLDYKSRVRRWI, from the coding sequence ATGAGCGAGAAACGGAAAGACAACCCTGGCGTGATCGCGCCGCCGCCTTTGATCTTCGCCACCGGACTTATTGTCGGTGGATTCGTTGCGTGGCATTACCCCCGTCCGATTATGGCGTCGGGGGCAGCGGTTGTACTCGGCTTTTTGCTGGTACTTTTCGGGCTTGTCGTAATCTTCGTCGCCTGGCGTCAAATGAAGGCCGCGAAAACGAACATCGAACCGTGGCATCCGACAACGGCGATCCTCGATTCGGGCATTTACGCCGTCAGTCGAAATCCGATCTATGTCGCGATGGTCGAGGTCTATCTCGGATTTTCGCTGATTTTCAATTCGGTCTGGTTCCTGCCCTTCTTGCCGTTGGTTGTTCTGGCTATACATTTCGGCGTTATCAGGCGGGAAGAACGGTACCTTGAGGCGAAGTTCGGCGAGGAATATCTGGACTACAAATCGCGGGTTCGCCGGTGGATCTGA
- a CDS encoding energy transducer TonB, translating into MNRMILIFAIGISFLGLQNVFGQIYASTKTIPLGILNEKVKFLPLPRYPEDSGQLPGPVQVIVRVDLPKGQVVSAKAVSGHPLLRPAAVAAALEAVFQPILEDFGTVYGDGVLVYRVEDFNGRPITNAKPKRLLKLFEAKEAIINGKALILERPDYSAVARSACAKGKVEILTLIHGWRGEVISAKAISGDELLFDESEKAVLKSKFAASNIDGDKDLYFVGKIVFNFDSLAKCLDVGVVNKKALSIPRPQVRNLDQINKEEIVTVKIVIDLNGEVIYAKAISGHPLLREECVASARQAKFSPAYINGPPIQFNALLVYRFKPDGTIAF; encoded by the coding sequence ATGAATCGAATGATTTTGATATTTGCGATCGGCATTTCGTTTCTGGGTCTACAAAATGTTTTCGGGCAGATATATGCAAGTACAAAAACGATTCCACTCGGGATCTTAAATGAAAAGGTCAAATTCTTGCCATTGCCGAGATATCCGGAGGATTCGGGGCAGTTGCCTGGGCCGGTTCAGGTGATCGTCAGAGTTGATCTGCCGAAGGGGCAGGTTGTTTCAGCCAAAGCGGTCAGCGGGCATCCTTTATTGCGTCCGGCGGCGGTGGCGGCGGCGCTGGAAGCCGTGTTTCAGCCGATTCTGGAGGATTTCGGAACGGTATACGGTGACGGGGTTTTGGTTTACAGGGTCGAAGATTTTAACGGGAGGCCGATCACCAACGCCAAGCCGAAGCGACTTCTCAAGCTGTTTGAAGCGAAAGAAGCAATCATCAACGGGAAAGCTCTTATCCTCGAAAGACCGGATTATTCCGCAGTAGCACGATCTGCGTGTGCGAAAGGAAAAGTCGAAATCTTGACCTTGATTCACGGCTGGCGCGGTGAAGTCATTTCGGCAAAGGCAATTTCCGGCGATGAGTTGCTTTTCGACGAATCTGAAAAGGCGGTTTTGAAATCAAAATTCGCGGCCTCCAACATCGACGGCGACAAGGATTTATATTTTGTGGGCAAGATTGTCTTTAATTTCGATTCGCTCGCCAAATGCCTTGATGTCGGTGTCGTCAACAAAAAGGCGCTCAGCATTCCGCGTCCACAGGTTCGGAATCTCGATCAAATCAACAAGGAGGAAATCGTGACGGTCAAGATAGTGATCGATTTGAACGGGGAGGTAATTTACGCCAAAGCGATCTCGGGACATCCGCTCTTGCGTGAAGAGTGCGTCGCATCGGCGCGCCAAGCCAAATTTTCGCCGGCCTACATCAATGGTCCGCCAATTCAATTCAACGCCTTACTGGTTTATAGATTCAAACCGGACGGAACGATTGCGTTTTGA
- a CDS encoding efflux RND transporter periplasmic adaptor subunit translates to MEILKFLTGFVLISAIFTGCGSNSASNTSANSAPKENVQVTSAPAKIVEIPAYFEATGTLAGDAVSDVAPTIAGRIAEVNFDIGSYVQKGDVLVKLDGRDAQIRLDQTLAALDQQKQGVKTAEANVDQAVANLRQAQVRLGVKDGETFEIRNFSQVISVSAQLDLAEKELRRAEKLFATGDISRSIYDQRKSQRDALIGQLAEARSNAAVAIRAINSAEAGVNTAKTNVRNARAAVATAETQVDQARKNVSDTSIVAPFSGYISEKTADVGEYLSPNAPNTKICSIVRTAVLRLKIDVAEQSIGKVAVGQGVSAQVSAYPDRKFAGTIARILPSLNAQSRTLTVEAEIENPGGLLKPGQFATVRITQSKPEPAVMVPVSAIRTEGDVNRVFVIKDGVVGERIVKTGLLENDLIEIKQGVQENEIVATSNLDKLGDGVIVKQ, encoded by the coding sequence ATGGAAATTCTCAAGTTTCTTACAGGTTTTGTTTTGATCTCCGCCATTTTCACAGGTTGCGGGTCGAATTCAGCGTCGAACACGTCGGCGAACTCGGCCCCGAAGGAAAATGTGCAGGTGACTTCTGCACCGGCAAAGATCGTCGAAATACCGGCTTATTTCGAGGCGACCGGCACGCTTGCCGGCGACGCCGTATCGGATGTCGCGCCGACGATCGCCGGCCGCATCGCCGAGGTTAATTTCGACATCGGAAGCTATGTTCAAAAAGGCGATGTCCTCGTCAAACTCGACGGGCGCGACGCGCAGATCAGGCTCGACCAGACGCTCGCTGCGCTCGATCAGCAAAAACAGGGCGTGAAGACGGCCGAGGCCAACGTCGATCAAGCGGTCGCCAATTTGCGCCAGGCTCAGGTACGGCTCGGGGTAAAGGACGGAGAAACGTTTGAGATCAGGAATTTCTCTCAGGTAATTTCGGTCTCCGCCCAGCTCGATCTCGCCGAAAAGGAACTTCGCCGTGCTGAAAAGCTCTTCGCCACGGGCGACATTTCCCGATCGATCTACGACCAGAGAAAATCGCAGCGCGACGCGCTTATCGGCCAACTCGCCGAGGCGCGCTCGAACGCGGCCGTCGCGATCCGCGCCATCAACTCCGCCGAAGCCGGGGTCAACACCGCGAAGACAAACGTCCGCAATGCGCGCGCCGCCGTGGCAACGGCCGAAACGCAGGTCGACCAAGCGCGCAAGAACGTTTCGGACACTTCGATCGTCGCGCCGTTCAGCGGCTACATCTCGGAAAAGACCGCGGATGTCGGCGAGTATCTTTCGCCGAACGCTCCGAATACGAAGATCTGTTCGATCGTGCGGACCGCGGTGCTCCGGTTGAAGATCGACGTCGCCGAACAGTCGATCGGCAAGGTCGCCGTCGGCCAAGGCGTCTCGGCTCAGGTTTCAGCTTATCCGGATCGCAAATTCGCCGGCACGATCGCGCGCATTCTGCCGAGTTTGAACGCTCAGTCGCGCACGCTGACCGTCGAGGCCGAGATCGAGAATCCCGGCGGACTTCTCAAACCCGGACAGTTCGCAACCGTGCGGATCACGCAGTCGAAGCCCGAGCCGGCGGTGATGGTTCCCGTTTCCGCGATTCGCACCGAGGGCGACGTCAACCGCGTTTTCGTTATAAAGGACGGAGTCGTCGGCGAACGCATCGTCAAGACCGGATTGCTCGAGAACGATCTGATCGAGATCAAGCAGGGCGTTCAGGAAAACGAGATCGTCGCGACCAGCAATCTGGACAAGCTCGGCGATGGGGTAATCGTCAAACAATAA
- a CDS encoding TolC family protein, which yields MKKLSYILILLSLLTVVAVAQEPSPTPVKDTQKVAPEKLDGVPQVAPDYRQDDRTLPDLGRVGVDMLRQRPLSIKEAIALALENNKDIEVSRQNVRVAEFDLRGANGFYEPRLTGQTYFERSKVPNVSIFSSNPTTDNDSLVGNVGIGGALRGAGTTYSASVSSQRVTTNNPISILSPQSSTSLNLTVTQPLWRGRRFDQSRRVIEIAKRNLSLTDTQFRQRSIEIITGVQRAYWDLVFALRNLQVQRDGVRDAKDQLAHSKRLVEEGQLAPIDIVAAETQVANIEQGVYEGLEVVGRAENALKNLIAQNRTDAIWNDALLPTDPVDLDAPRTTLPEALDAALQNRPEIEVNNVQNDINAIDQKFYRDQTKPQIDLTASYTSAGVGGKLNPGFEPFFPSPCDSAPSSPACLEQIARLNALSGSSLTDVFLNRYPTFRVGVTFNLPLQNKTAEANLGRSLVQKEQIGTQREQIEQNIQVDVRNALQSIRTAEARLRASAVSRENTQKQYESEQRKLDAGQSDIYKVLERQTALMVARSSELRAQTELNKAIADLQRATGNSLKANDVEARLRK from the coding sequence ATGAAGAAGCTTTCATACATTTTGATTCTATTGTCGTTATTGACCGTTGTGGCGGTTGCACAGGAACCGTCGCCGACGCCGGTCAAGGATACGCAAAAAGTTGCGCCCGAGAAGCTCGACGGAGTTCCGCAGGTCGCGCCAGATTACCGTCAGGACGACCGGACACTGCCCGATCTCGGACGCGTCGGCGTCGATATGCTCCGCCAGCGGCCGCTTTCGATCAAAGAAGCCATCGCGCTTGCGCTCGAGAACAACAAGGATATCGAGGTTTCGCGCCAAAATGTTCGCGTCGCCGAGTTTGACCTGCGCGGCGCGAATGGTTTTTACGAACCGCGGCTGACCGGTCAAACGTATTTCGAGCGTTCAAAAGTACCGAACGTCTCAATTTTCTCGTCGAATCCGACGACCGACAACGATTCGCTCGTTGGAAACGTCGGCATCGGCGGCGCGCTCCGCGGCGCGGGAACAACGTATTCGGCGTCGGTTTCTTCGCAGCGTGTAACGACGAACAATCCGATCTCGATCCTCAGTCCGCAGAGCAGTACTTCGCTGAATCTGACCGTAACGCAACCGCTCTGGCGCGGTCGCCGGTTTGACCAGTCGCGCCGTGTGATCGAGATCGCGAAACGCAACCTGAGTCTGACCGACACGCAGTTTCGCCAACGCTCGATCGAGATCATCACCGGCGTTCAGCGCGCTTATTGGGATCTTGTCTTCGCGCTTCGGAACCTGCAGGTCCAGCGTGACGGCGTCCGCGACGCGAAGGACCAACTCGCGCACAGTAAGAGACTTGTCGAAGAAGGGCAACTGGCGCCGATCGACATCGTCGCCGCCGAAACGCAGGTCGCGAATATCGAACAGGGAGTTTACGAGGGGCTCGAAGTGGTCGGCCGCGCGGAGAACGCGCTCAAGAATCTCATCGCCCAAAACAGGACGGACGCGATCTGGAATGACGCGCTGCTTCCGACCGATCCGGTCGATCTCGACGCACCGCGGACTACGCTTCCCGAGGCGCTCGACGCGGCGCTGCAGAATCGCCCGGAGATCGAAGTCAACAACGTTCAGAACGACATCAACGCGATCGATCAGAAATTCTACCGCGATCAGACCAAACCCCAGATCGACCTGACGGCCAGCTACACCTCAGCCGGGGTCGGCGGAAAGCTGAATCCCGGATTCGAACCGTTCTTTCCGTCACCGTGCGATTCGGCGCCGAGTTCGCCTGCGTGTCTGGAACAGATCGCCCGTCTCAATGCGCTTTCCGGAAGTTCTTTGACCGACGTCTTTCTCAATCGTTACCCGACGTTTCGGGTCGGCGTGACGTTCAACCTGCCGCTTCAAAACAAGACCGCCGAGGCGAATCTCGGACGGTCGCTGGTACAAAAGGAACAGATCGGAACGCAGCGCGAGCAGATCGAACAGAACATCCAGGTCGATGTCCGCAACGCTCTGCAATCGATCCGGACCGCCGAAGCGCGTCTCCGCGCATCCGCCGTCTCGAGGGAAAACACACAAAAACAATACGAGTCCGAACAGCGCAAACTCGACGCCGGGCAGTCGGACATATACAAGGTTCTCGAACGCCAAACGGCGTTGATGGTCGCCCGTAGTTCCGAACTCCGGGCGCAGACTGAACTCAACAAGGCGATCGCCGATCTGCAGCGCGCGACCGGCAATTCGCTCAAAGCGAACGACGTCGAGGCACGATTGCGCAAGTAG
- a CDS encoding ribonuclease Z, with protein sequence MRLIVLGSGSSVPHPARSSSAYWVETRSGSILLDCAASAIHRMAQERLDWANLDAIWISHFHLDHIGGLFPLLFGLKYAPETQDRTKPLKIFGPRGLCALIDRVQSANNYRLLAQPFPVEVIEVDPLDEFDFLPNVSGVGFSTSHTPESMAILIRENDTTLVFTSDTGFAKALANFARDVDLFVLECSFVKDKPVDTHIELEEARYLIRKARPKRAMLTHFYPEWDGVDFGELAGDEIVEARDGLILDF encoded by the coding sequence GTGAGATTAATCGTTCTCGGATCAGGCAGTTCGGTCCCGCATCCGGCGCGGAGCAGTTCGGCATATTGGGTTGAAACTCGCTCGGGTTCGATCCTGCTCGATTGCGCGGCGTCGGCGATCCATCGGATGGCCCAAGAGCGGCTCGATTGGGCGAATCTTGACGCGATCTGGATCTCGCATTTCCACCTCGATCACATCGGTGGTCTCTTTCCGCTTTTGTTCGGATTGAAATACGCGCCCGAAACGCAGGATCGGACGAAGCCGCTCAAGATCTTCGGGCCGCGCGGCCTTTGCGCCCTGATCGATCGCGTTCAGTCCGCAAACAATTACAGACTCCTGGCGCAGCCGTTTCCGGTCGAGGTCATCGAGGTCGATCCGCTCGACGAATTCGATTTTTTGCCGAATGTTTCGGGAGTCGGATTCAGCACGTCGCACACGCCCGAAAGTATGGCGATCCTCATTCGCGAAAACGACACAACTCTCGTCTTTACTTCAGATACCGGATTTGCGAAGGCGTTGGCGAATTTCGCGCGCGATGTCGATCTGTTTGTTCTGGAATGTTCGTTCGTAAAGGATAAGCCGGTCGATACCCACATTGAACTTGAGGAAGCTAGGTATCTGATCCGCAAGGCGCGGCCCAAACGCGCGATGCTCACGCATTTTTATCCGGAATGGGACGGCGTTGATTTTGGAGAGTTGGCCGGGGACGAGATCGTCGAAGCGCGAGACGGTCTGATTCTGGATTTCTGA